One part of the Nostoc sp. PCC 7120 = FACHB-418 genome encodes these proteins:
- a CDS encoding polysaccharide biosynthesis/export family protein, translated as MSKPLIVTTILVSLSLSTPCLALPLSPGDRLKVSIPEGQEFSGIFEVNLEGNLEIPYLPPLLVAGLEPGEVQMNLKTALIERGFFQPSFLQVSVNVVQWSPIVVFVSGSTFLPGRVMINELSPGEKTQAPVPVTGQYPPNRYLAAAIRDAGGVTPTADIKNVQLIRNGETRTIDLSGILTGEPFEDVPLIAGDRIIVPDSGKMNNDLVRPSQITPTGVKVFLSNLTVPATGNGASSISRDATSFHYGARFSHAVVGANCAGGTRGTNAGRKAILVTTDQLTGKTSYLERRVDDILMRSTDDTNNPFLKANDSVACYDSRVVQFRDVIQTILSPIPILRDLFK; from the coding sequence ATGTCCAAACCTTTAATTGTCACCACAATTCTTGTCAGCTTGAGTCTATCTACACCGTGTTTAGCTTTGCCTCTATCTCCAGGCGATCGCCTGAAAGTGAGTATTCCCGAAGGACAGGAGTTTAGCGGGATTTTTGAGGTGAATTTAGAAGGAAACCTGGAAATCCCCTATCTACCGCCTTTGCTTGTAGCTGGTTTAGAACCTGGGGAAGTACAGATGAACTTGAAAACGGCTTTGATTGAGCGAGGCTTTTTTCAGCCTTCTTTTTTGCAGGTCAGCGTGAATGTGGTGCAGTGGTCGCCGATTGTGGTGTTTGTCAGTGGGTCAACATTCTTACCGGGAAGGGTAATGATCAATGAACTTTCCCCAGGAGAAAAAACCCAGGCACCTGTACCTGTAACTGGACAATACCCCCCCAATCGTTATTTAGCCGCCGCCATTCGTGATGCTGGTGGAGTTACACCCACAGCCGATATTAAAAATGTGCAGTTAATTCGCAATGGAGAGACGCGCACTATTGATTTATCGGGGATATTAACAGGTGAACCTTTTGAAGATGTGCCACTAATTGCCGGCGATCGCATCATCGTTCCCGATTCAGGCAAAATGAATAATGACCTCGTGCGTCCCTCGCAAATTACGCCTACAGGGGTCAAGGTTTTTCTCTCCAATTTGACTGTACCAGCTACGGGCAACGGTGCTTCTTCTATTAGTCGTGATGCCACCTCATTTCATTACGGCGCTCGTTTTTCCCATGCGGTGGTTGGAGCTAACTGTGCAGGTGGAACACGAGGAACCAATGCTGGCAGAAAGGCTATTTTGGTGACTACAGACCAGTTAACCGGGAAAACTTCTTATTTAGAGCGTCGTGTTGACGATATTTTGATGCGTTCTACTGACGATACCAACAACCCCTTCTTAAAGGCAAATGATAGTGTAGCCTGCTATGACTCAAGAGTTGTGCAATTCCGGGATGTGATCCAAACCATCTTATCTCCCATTCCAATTTTGCGAGATTTATTCAAATGA
- a CDS encoding GumC family protein — MTRQLLIVPIVKLKNLLTGRWLRYAFLSVAGNALIWGTSIQYLKVTKPTYTSEFALILSGASFGVNVNLPGIGQATSSSSSAIGSSTYDARANYEYIFTSEAVLKKAAAIAKIPEEQFSKPRIKLLDNSTIMQFEVTGKSPKEAQNKSLALYQAMVHQITVLRTGEINQRKDPTQKTLLSSQQKLERAQKHLSEYKLRSGLSFPDQIGNLSSNIEQLRRQRAEAKAQENATNQKLQQLAKNIGLSPQEAADAFLLRVDQIFQQNLKDYSEATTTLEILMTKYGPNHPQVVKERIRQEAALAALLERSQILLEKPMTTTILNRLALAVNGSGRDTLFQNLVTYQSDQKGLQSQVKTLDSEIQRLEKRLEILSQRQSKLENLKRDVQIAEAMFASTLTKLDLGQGDIFAAYPLVQMLVEPNLPDQPTAPKKSFILAGSAAGSIFSTLGLCLVWIRKPWIEKLSKWLS; from the coding sequence ATGACTAGACAACTTTTGATTGTGCCAATAGTCAAGTTAAAAAATCTGCTGACAGGCCGTTGGCTACGTTATGCGTTTCTCAGTGTCGCCGGGAACGCTCTCATCTGGGGAACTTCAATTCAATATTTAAAAGTTACCAAACCGACCTATACCAGTGAGTTCGCCCTAATCCTTTCTGGTGCTAGTTTTGGTGTTAACGTCAACCTACCAGGAATTGGTCAGGCAACATCTTCTAGTAGCTCTGCTATTGGTAGTTCTACTTATGATGCTAGGGCAAACTATGAATATATTTTTACCAGCGAGGCAGTTTTAAAGAAAGCCGCAGCGATCGCCAAAATACCAGAAGAACAATTTAGTAAACCCCGGATCAAACTGTTAGATAACAGCACAATCATGCAGTTTGAAGTCACAGGCAAAAGTCCTAAGGAAGCACAGAATAAATCCCTAGCTCTATATCAGGCTATGGTGCATCAAATTACTGTTTTACGAACTGGAGAAATCAATCAACGTAAAGACCCTACACAGAAAACCTTACTTTCATCTCAACAAAAACTAGAACGAGCGCAGAAACACCTTTCGGAATACAAATTACGTTCGGGTCTAAGTTTTCCCGATCAAATAGGCAACTTATCATCTAACATTGAGCAGTTGCGACGGCAACGAGCCGAAGCCAAAGCGCAAGAAAACGCTACCAACCAAAAATTACAGCAGCTAGCTAAAAATATAGGATTGTCCCCCCAAGAAGCCGCAGATGCTTTTTTGCTGCGTGTAGACCAAATTTTTCAACAGAATCTCAAAGACTACAGTGAAGCAACCACAACTCTAGAAATTTTAATGACTAAATATGGCCCTAACCATCCCCAGGTGGTAAAGGAAAGAATTAGGCAAGAAGCTGCTTTAGCAGCTCTACTGGAACGTAGTCAAATTCTCTTAGAAAAACCTATGACTACAACTATATTGAACCGTTTAGCCTTAGCGGTGAATGGCTCTGGTCGAGATACTTTATTTCAGAATTTAGTTACCTACCAATCTGATCAAAAAGGACTCCAGTCTCAGGTAAAAACTTTAGATTCAGAAATTCAGCGTTTAGAAAAACGTTTAGAAATTCTCTCTCAGCGCCAATCTAAGTTAGAAAACCTAAAGCGGGATGTGCAGATTGCAGAAGCTATGTTTGCCTCTACCCTGACCAAATTAGATTTGGGACAAGGAGATATTTTTGCAGCCTATCCTTTAGTACAGATGTTGGTGGAACCTAATCTTCCCGATCAACCCACTGCACCCAAAAAAAGCTTTATTTTAGCTGGCTCTGCGGCTGGTTCTATCTTTTCCACCCTTGGCTTGTGCTTGGTGTGGATTCGTAAACCTTGGATAGAAAAGTTATCTAAGTGGTTATCTTGA
- a CDS encoding capsular polysaccharide biosynthesis protein, with protein sequence MLKLFKPSKNDDIQPENVPEKVVWWAIANTYYIWVFGGLYVVGSVMGWVLLLFLIIKILAQTKDTPPEEKITISWIIWVWIVGMFFMQVALIAGHLDFNLPTSLIIKSSIGWAKGWAALALYPLAGCLKIRPQIIYRAVCIVGFHTLIITPFLLLTPYLHLPQILYVSPLRAVGGPGNEFFDVPLYEIDGSTGDLRWRLFTPWGPALGFVGNVYFMLALQEKDKKWRTFGLIGSVLMCFVCKSRLAQVCIIIIPLLTKVLSGLNRPRILIGLGFFSYLGGIFSPSIILAFNNFWEGFKAARAGSTRVRMALKRIAVHRWQTGAPIWGHGVVEDGPHIVEYMPIGSHHTWAGVLFVKGVVGFIAIALPMGLSFVYLLIKSMDSRCPTAKVGLSVVMILFLYTFGENLEILVYLYWPGLLVMGIGCQE encoded by the coding sequence ATGTTAAAGCTATTTAAACCAAGCAAAAATGACGATATCCAGCCAGAGAATGTACCAGAGAAAGTTGTTTGGTGGGCGATCGCTAATACCTATTATATTTGGGTCTTCGGTGGACTATATGTTGTTGGCTCCGTTATGGGTTGGGTGCTATTACTATTTTTAATAATTAAAATTTTGGCTCAAACCAAAGACACACCACCGGAGGAAAAAATTACTATTTCCTGGATTATTTGGGTTTGGATTGTGGGAATGTTCTTCATGCAAGTAGCTTTAATTGCGGGACATTTAGATTTCAATTTGCCTACGAGTCTAATAATTAAATCTTCCATTGGTTGGGCTAAAGGTTGGGCGGCATTGGCTCTCTATCCCTTAGCCGGGTGCTTGAAAATCCGGCCGCAAATAATTTATCGGGCTGTTTGCATTGTCGGTTTTCATACCCTCATCATTACCCCTTTTTTACTATTAACACCTTATCTGCATTTACCCCAAATTCTCTACGTTTCGCCACTCAGAGCAGTAGGGGGGCCTGGCAATGAATTTTTTGATGTACCTCTTTACGAAATAGACGGTAGTACAGGAGACTTACGCTGGCGACTATTTACACCTTGGGGGCCTGCATTAGGTTTTGTGGGTAATGTTTACTTTATGCTGGCGCTGCAAGAAAAAGATAAAAAATGGCGCACCTTTGGATTAATCGGCTCAGTCTTGATGTGCTTTGTTTGTAAGTCTCGATTAGCTCAGGTTTGTATAATCATTATTCCCTTGCTAACAAAAGTTCTCTCTGGTTTAAATCGACCACGAATCTTGATTGGGTTGGGATTTTTCAGCTACCTGGGGGGTATTTTCTCCCCATCAATAATTCTCGCTTTTAATAATTTTTGGGAAGGATTCAAAGCTGCACGAGCAGGTTCTACAAGAGTACGTATGGCACTCAAGCGAATTGCGGTACATCGCTGGCAAACAGGAGCCCCTATTTGGGGACATGGGGTAGTTGAAGATGGCCCCCACATTGTGGAATATATGCCCATCGGTTCACATCATACATGGGCTGGTGTATTGTTTGTTAAAGGAGTTGTAGGGTTTATAGCAATTGCTCTACCAATGGGTTTAAGCTTCGTCTATTTATTAATCAAGTCAATGGATAGCAGATGCCCAACTGCAAAAGTAGGCTTGAGTGTGGTGATGATTCTTTTCCTTTATACCTTTGGTGAAAATTTGGAAATACTAGTATATTTATATTGGCCTGGACTATTGGTAATGGGTATCGGTTGTCAAGAATAA
- the ruvC gene encoding crossover junction endodeoxyribonuclease RuvC, producing MEKRILGLDPGLAILGFGAITCTPGLTQLQSTKVNVLDFGVIKTSADIEIGQRLCTLFDDLHTVIDQLQPDVVAIEKLFFYRMSSTIVVAQARGVVMLALAQHHLPYVEFTPAQIKLALTGYGNADKSEVQEAVARELDLAEIPRPDDAADALAVALTAWYQM from the coding sequence ATGGAAAAGCGAATTTTAGGATTAGACCCAGGACTGGCAATTTTAGGATTTGGGGCAATTACTTGTACACCAGGCTTAACCCAACTACAAAGTACAAAAGTCAATGTCTTGGACTTTGGAGTCATCAAAACCTCAGCAGATATAGAGATTGGGCAACGCTTGTGTACTTTGTTCGATGATTTGCACACCGTGATTGATCAATTACAACCTGATGTAGTCGCAATTGAAAAACTGTTCTTCTATCGTATGTCAAGTACAATTGTTGTGGCACAAGCTAGAGGTGTAGTGATGTTAGCCTTAGCACAGCACCATTTGCCTTATGTCGAATTTACACCAGCACAGATTAAGCTAGCTTTAACGGGATATGGCAACGCTGATAAATCTGAAGTGCAAGAGGCGGTAGCACGAGAGTTGGATTTAGCAGAAATTCCTCGGCCAGATGATGCTGCTGATGCCTTGGCTGTAGCTTTGACAGCTTGGTATCAAATGTGA
- a CDS encoding gluconeogenesis factor YvcK family protein translates to MSIGFLRQALNALQQQSRSRTSHRVNQWFKWLSPGLSIKRWLLISVGGVLLAILGLAIWVKLTPIFWLLELVRGFLGAVANILPNYISGPLVILGGLLLLLWGQTRTVGSITQVLRPGAEEELIDVLLAHRRLYRGPKIVVIGGGTGLSTLLRGLKTYSANITAIVTVADDGGSSGRLRQEFGVLPPGDIRNCLAALADEEKLLTELFQYRFRAGDGLTGHSFGNLFLTAMSDITGDLERAVAASSKVLAVRGQVLPATLSDVRLWAELADGRRIEGESSIPKAGGKIVKIGCIPANPPALPAAIKAIKEADYIIIGPGSLYTSLIPNLLVSDIADAIAQSQAPRIYVCNVMTQPGETQGYTVADHIRAIDAACGERQLFDAVLVHKKSPSAQSLIRYAQQDSHPVFLDREAVSQLGRRIVLANVLYEDKTGFVRHNPQKLAKVLLKWYGGAHHGK, encoded by the coding sequence ATGTCAATCGGTTTTCTCAGACAAGCCCTCAACGCATTGCAACAGCAGTCGCGCAGTCGAACTTCCCATCGGGTGAACCAGTGGTTCAAATGGTTGTCCCCTGGATTATCGATAAAACGTTGGTTGCTAATCAGTGTTGGGGGTGTCCTGCTAGCGATTCTAGGGTTAGCTATTTGGGTGAAGCTGACTCCCATTTTTTGGCTGTTGGAGTTAGTCAGGGGTTTCTTGGGAGCTGTCGCTAACATTTTACCCAACTATATCAGTGGCCCTTTGGTGATTTTAGGTGGTTTGTTATTGTTGCTTTGGGGACAAACGCGCACTGTCGGCTCGATTACTCAGGTTTTAAGACCAGGTGCGGAAGAAGAACTTATTGATGTACTGTTAGCCCATCGACGCTTGTACAGAGGGCCGAAAATAGTAGTCATTGGCGGTGGTACGGGACTATCTACTTTGCTGAGAGGGTTAAAAACCTATAGTGCTAATATTACGGCTATTGTCACAGTCGCTGATGATGGTGGCTCTTCTGGGCGGTTACGTCAAGAATTCGGTGTTTTACCACCGGGAGATATTCGTAACTGTTTAGCAGCCTTAGCAGATGAAGAAAAGTTATTAACTGAGTTATTTCAATATCGTTTTCGGGCTGGAGATGGCTTGACTGGTCACAGTTTTGGCAATTTGTTCTTAACCGCGATGAGTGATATCACTGGTGACTTGGAACGGGCGGTGGCTGCTAGTTCTAAAGTCTTAGCTGTGAGAGGACAAGTTTTGCCTGCTACTCTCAGCGATGTTCGCCTTTGGGCAGAATTAGCCGATGGTCGCCGCATTGAGGGCGAGTCTAGCATTCCCAAGGCTGGCGGTAAAATTGTCAAGATTGGTTGCATTCCGGCTAATCCTCCGGCTTTGCCAGCTGCTATTAAGGCCATCAAAGAAGCCGACTATATTATTATTGGCCCCGGTAGCCTCTATACCAGTTTAATTCCTAACTTATTAGTATCAGATATTGCTGATGCGATCGCTCAATCCCAAGCCCCCCGGATTTATGTCTGCAATGTGATGACCCAACCAGGGGAAACTCAAGGATATACTGTTGCTGACCACATTCGCGCCATTGATGCAGCTTGTGGAGAAAGACAGCTGTTTGATGCTGTTCTGGTACATAAAAAATCCCCCTCAGCCCAGTCACTCATCCGTTATGCTCAACAAGATTCCCATCCTGTTTTCTTAGACAGAGAAGCTGTATCTCAACTAGGGAGAAGAATTGTTTTAGCTAACGTTTTGTACGAGGATAAGACAGGATTCGTGCGTCACAATCCCCAAAAGTTAGCTAAAGTCCTATTGAAGTGGTATGGTGGAGCGCATCATGGAAAGTGA
- the tsaE gene encoding tRNA (adenosine(37)-N6)-threonylcarbamoyltransferase complex ATPase subunit type 1 TsaE, which translates to MTIDQMTIDQMTKIFLADKESTLNLGILLGETLTAGSVILLEGDLGAGKTTLVQGLGKGLSITEPIVSPTFTLINEYTEGRIPLYHLDLYRLEPQEVLSLNLEIYWEGIEIIPGIVAIEWSERMPYKPSTYINVLLTYGDEGSRQAEITPFNCTISDLIATK; encoded by the coding sequence ATGACTATTGACCAAATGACTATTGACCAAATGACTAAAATTTTTCTTGCAGATAAAGAGTCAACACTCAACTTAGGTATTCTCTTAGGAGAAACTTTAACTGCTGGTAGTGTGATTTTACTAGAAGGTGATTTAGGTGCTGGTAAAACTACTTTGGTACAGGGCTTGGGTAAAGGTTTAAGTATTACTGAACCCATTGTCAGTCCTACTTTTACTCTGATTAATGAGTACACAGAAGGACGTATACCCCTTTACCATCTGGATTTATACCGCTTAGAGCCACAAGAAGTATTAAGTTTAAATTTAGAAATTTATTGGGAAGGGATTGAGATAATTCCGGGTATTGTAGCGATTGAGTGGTCGGAACGAATGCCCTACAAGCCAAGTACCTACATTAACGTACTTTTGACTTATGGCGATGAGGGCAGTCGTCAAGCCGAAATTACACCATTCAATTGCACCATCAGCGATTTAATTGCTACCAAGTGA
- the patS gene encoding heterocyst-inhibiting signaling peptide PatS → MKAIMLVNFCDERGSGR, encoded by the coding sequence ATGAAGGCAATTATGTTAGTGAATTTCTGTGATGAGCGCGGTAGTGGTAGATAG
- a CDS encoding patatin-like phospholipase family protein yields the protein MSFKILSLDGGGIRGVITARILQEVERQIQQQQGKSLHEYFDLIAGTSTGSILTAGIAAKKNSSELVQLYQEQGKQIFPIERKERYKKIPSFLQPLIEAFSLPKYSHQGLINVLKNVLGDTRIKDVESPIMLILAYDTLYRNTTFFTNCHPDLGDRWYDDCHLWEICTASTAAPTFFPPYKLEPVNKEKYGNWVFPHIDGGVAANNPALAALSLVMRLSQSSVSSAIKQKYNLDGINLEDIAILSIGTGQTGEPYLFDQVQNWRGLDWAQHLIDIFMEPTSEVSSTICRQIMGGFNSQRYLRLQFDLNERFQPHKVESYKDTRQVLKPGERVNRFTQTPLTEEMDDTRDDILRYLIDATSKFIDKGYTFYTRNDCGPQVKDAIASFIQAN from the coding sequence ATGTCCTTCAAAATATTGAGTCTGGATGGCGGCGGTATACGCGGCGTTATTACAGCACGCATCCTTCAAGAAGTGGAGCGACAGATTCAACAGCAGCAAGGTAAGTCCTTACACGAATACTTTGATTTAATTGCCGGCACTTCCACGGGTTCCATATTAACGGCTGGAATTGCCGCGAAAAAAAATAGCAGTGAGCTAGTTCAACTGTATCAGGAACAAGGTAAGCAAATATTTCCTATCGAGAGAAAAGAACGCTACAAAAAAATTCCCAGTTTCCTACAACCATTGATTGAAGCCTTTTCACTACCTAAATATTCTCATCAAGGGCTGATTAATGTCCTGAAAAATGTTTTGGGTGACACAAGAATTAAGGATGTGGAAAGCCCGATAATGTTGATTCTCGCTTACGATACTCTTTATCGCAACACAACATTTTTTACTAATTGTCACCCCGATTTAGGCGATAGATGGTATGATGATTGTCATCTATGGGAAATTTGTACCGCTTCAACCGCAGCTCCTACCTTCTTTCCCCCATATAAGTTAGAGCCTGTAAATAAAGAAAAATATGGAAATTGGGTATTCCCTCACATTGATGGGGGAGTTGCGGCCAATAACCCAGCACTAGCTGCACTCAGCTTGGTAATGCGGTTGTCTCAATCTTCTGTCTCCTCTGCAATCAAACAAAAATATAATTTGGATGGGATCAATTTAGAAGATATTGCCATCCTTTCTATTGGTACTGGTCAAACTGGTGAACCATATTTATTTGATCAGGTGCAAAATTGGCGTGGCCTAGATTGGGCGCAACATCTGATTGATATATTTATGGAGCCGACATCTGAAGTTAGTAGTACAATTTGCCGTCAAATTATGGGCGGATTTAATTCTCAAAGATATTTACGTCTTCAGTTTGATTTAAATGAAAGATTTCAACCTCACAAAGTGGAATCTTACAAAGACACTCGTCAAGTCCTCAAACCAGGAGAAAGAGTTAACAGATTTACCCAAACTCCGCTTACAGAAGAGATGGATGACACGAGGGACGACATTTTGAGATATCTAATCGATGCCACATCTAAGTTTATTGATAAAGGTTATACTTTCTATACCAGAAATGACTGTGGACCTCAGGTGAAAGATGCGATCGCATCTTTTATTCAAGCTAACTAG
- a CDS encoding dihydroorotase translates to MSSPQSLLIRGARIILPNGEFLVGDVLTRDRHIVEVGTEIVNTTPATEIDAKGLTLLPGVIDPQVHFREPGLEHKEDLFTASCACAKGGVTSFLEMPNTRPLTTTQQALDDKLQRAASKCLVNYGFFIGATGDNTPELLAAHPTPGIKIFMGSMHGQLLVDQEAALESIFAQGQRLIAVHAEDQARINQRRQEFAGIQDPAIHSQIQDNQAALLATQLALKLSKKYQRRLHILHMSTADEAELLRQDKPSWVTAEVTPQHLVMNTGDYQRIGTLAQMNPPLRSPHDNEVLWQALRDGVIDFIATDHAPHTLEEKAQPYPNSPSGMPGVETSLAVMLTAAMEGKCTIAQVANWMSKAVAVAYGIPNKGAIAPGYDADLVLVDLNTYRPVLREETLTKCHWSPFEGWNLTGWADTTIVGGQIVYHKGKLNTEVRGQALSFV, encoded by the coding sequence ATGTCATCTCCACAAAGTTTGCTAATTCGCGGCGCTCGCATCATTTTACCGAATGGTGAATTTTTGGTGGGGGATGTGTTGACACGCGATCGCCATATCGTTGAAGTAGGGACAGAAATAGTCAACACTACACCAGCTACAGAGATTGACGCGAAAGGGTTGACTTTGTTGCCAGGAGTCATAGACCCCCAGGTGCATTTCCGCGAACCTGGGCTAGAACATAAAGAAGATTTGTTTACAGCCAGCTGCGCCTGTGCCAAAGGTGGGGTAACTTCTTTTTTAGAAATGCCCAACACGCGCCCCCTGACAACTACCCAGCAAGCGCTAGATGATAAGTTACAACGGGCTGCTAGTAAGTGTTTGGTGAATTATGGTTTTTTCATCGGGGCAACAGGGGATAACACACCAGAATTATTAGCCGCACACCCAACACCAGGCATTAAGATTTTCATGGGGTCAATGCACGGTCAGTTGTTGGTTGATCAAGAGGCTGCACTAGAATCGATATTTGCTCAAGGTCAACGCCTAATTGCTGTTCATGCGGAAGACCAAGCCAGAATTAACCAGCGCCGTCAAGAATTTGCGGGGATTCAAGACCCAGCAATTCACTCCCAAATTCAAGACAATCAAGCGGCACTGTTAGCAACACAATTGGCATTAAAACTTTCTAAAAAATATCAGCGTCGGTTACATATTCTGCATATGTCCACAGCCGACGAAGCCGAATTGTTGCGCCAAGACAAACCCAGTTGGGTAACAGCCGAGGTCACACCACAACATTTGGTGATGAATACTGGTGATTATCAGCGTATTGGCACATTAGCACAAATGAATCCGCCCTTGCGATCGCCCCACGATAACGAAGTTTTATGGCAAGCGTTGCGGGATGGTGTGATAGATTTCATCGCCACAGACCACGCTCCCCACACCTTAGAAGAAAAAGCTCAACCCTATCCCAATAGTCCTTCTGGGATGCCTGGGGTAGAAACATCCTTGGCTGTCATGTTGACGGCGGCGATGGAGGGGAAATGTACCATTGCCCAAGTAGCCAACTGGATGTCCAAAGCTGTCGCTGTAGCTTATGGTATCCCCAATAAAGGAGCGATCGCCCCTGGTTACGATGCTGATTTAGTGCTTGTTGATTTGAATACATACCGCCCCGTCCTCCGAGAAGAAACCTTAACCAAATGTCACTGGAGTCCCTTTGAAGGTTGGAACCTCACAGGATGGGCTGACACAACTATAGTTGGTGGTCAGATTGTCTACCACAAAGGCAAGTTAAACACAGAAGTGCGCGGTCAAGCTTTAAGCTTTGTGTAG
- the lepB gene encoding signal peptidase I: MQNQVSDNNSSKQPDNSWIAELGRTVVLSIVLALGIRTFVAEARWIPSGSMEPTLHGTPNQWEADKIIVDKLKYRFSQPQRGDIVVFSPTEELQKEQYQDAFIKRVVGLPGETVELRNGRVYINKKPLNEEKYLGSKQATVIDVCTSGQQPAFLTKPQTIPSDSYLVLGDNRNSSYDSRCWGVVPRQNIIGRAVLRFWPLNNVGEIDKSPLYSPK, translated from the coding sequence ATGCAAAATCAAGTGTCTGACAACAATTCTAGTAAACAACCTGATAATTCTTGGATCGCAGAGCTAGGTAGAACAGTTGTATTAAGTATTGTTCTCGCCTTGGGTATTCGTACCTTCGTGGCTGAAGCACGCTGGATTCCTTCTGGCTCGATGGAACCCACTCTCCACGGGACTCCCAACCAGTGGGAAGCAGACAAAATTATTGTTGATAAGTTGAAGTATAGATTTTCTCAACCGCAGAGGGGAGACATTGTAGTTTTTTCCCCTACAGAAGAGTTACAAAAAGAACAATACCAAGATGCCTTTATCAAAAGGGTGGTTGGCTTACCAGGGGAAACAGTAGAACTCAGAAACGGCAGAGTATATATCAATAAAAAGCCCCTTAATGAAGAGAAATATCTCGGCTCCAAACAAGCCACAGTCATTGATGTCTGTACGTCAGGACAGCAACCAGCTTTCTTAACAAAACCCCAGACTATACCTTCTGACTCCTATTTAGTACTAGGAGATAATCGTAATAGCAGCTATGACAGTCGTTGTTGGGGTGTTGTCCCACGTCAAAATATTATTGGTCGTGCAGTTCTTCGTTTTTGGCCACTCAACAACGTAGGAGAAATCGATAAATCGCCTCTATACTCTCCAAAGTAA
- a CDS encoding MOSC domain-containing protein: MPYLAKIFIYPIKSLDAVEVQQGRIINSGALEHDREFAIFDEHSRVVNGKRNPSIHQLRSYFHISHRTVSLQFPGKYSEYVFHLDEDRQTLAAILSDFFEFAVTLEQNSQGGFPDDLQSPGPTVISTATLAEVASWFPGVTIDEMRRRMRANLEIDGVPAFWEDQLFSESGEIISFQVGDVQFFGVNPCQRCVVPTRDSFSGIAYPGFQKIFVQKRQNTLPEWAATSRFNHFYRLSVNTQLPSSEAGKFISVGEEVKITL, encoded by the coding sequence ATGCCTTACCTAGCTAAAATATTCATCTACCCGATTAAATCACTAGACGCGGTGGAGGTTCAGCAAGGACGAATTATCAACAGTGGTGCGCTAGAGCATGACCGTGAATTTGCCATATTTGACGAACATTCGAGAGTGGTGAATGGGAAACGAAATCCATCTATTCATCAATTGCGTTCATATTTCCACATCTCTCATCGAACAGTCTCGCTCCAATTTCCTGGAAAATATTCAGAATATGTCTTTCATCTAGACGAAGACAGGCAAACACTAGCAGCTATCTTAAGTGATTTTTTTGAGTTTGCTGTTACCCTAGAGCAAAACTCCCAAGGAGGATTCCCTGATGATTTACAATCACCAGGGCCAACAGTAATTAGCACCGCAACCTTGGCAGAAGTAGCTTCTTGGTTTCCCGGTGTAACTATCGATGAAATGCGCCGTCGAATGCGTGCTAATCTGGAAATTGATGGCGTTCCGGCATTTTGGGAAGATCAGTTATTTAGTGAATCAGGTGAAATTATTTCCTTCCAAGTTGGAGACGTGCAATTTTTTGGTGTTAACCCCTGCCAGCGTTGTGTAGTTCCCACAAGAGACTCTTTTTCAGGTATCGCTTATCCAGGTTTTCAAAAAATATTTGTCCAAAAGCGTCAAAATACATTGCCGGAATGGGCTGCTACATCTCGTTTTAATCATTTTTATCGTTTAAGTGTAAATACACAATTACCAAGTTCGGAAGCAGGGAAATTCATTAGTGTGGGCGAAGAAGTTAAAATTACCTTATAA